One region of Helicoverpa zea isolate HzStark_Cry1AcR chromosome 24, ilHelZeax1.1, whole genome shotgun sequence genomic DNA includes:
- the LOC124642344 gene encoding COPII coat assembly protein sec16 isoform X6, translated as MGETEEFNTLAFEKRLMQLKDTQESIQGLSSWCLKQRPHHKKIVSSWLNVLKRVKVEQRLVLFYLANDVIQYSKRKNYEFVESWGLNLQKATPLVRDEKVRPKILRIFKIWEQRSVYDDEFLSDLTGLLSAGAIKKTDDDSEFQDYFQPTQLVNKIKQCSVLEADTDMRLKDIHDSHLELSDADLLRASLKGLYEERGNKDDVEKELNDGIACVERYTAALQREIVAREALLALLTSATQYYSTQRGEVKVVAYAYKNFGARVRALKRKLDELTPSLPNAAPSPPQRDEDVPSPGPDEDLELPVPTDGGDEDEIAYNIDQTFNSSIAADGSLYNLGLTSFLTSDNPMALFNESTENVNNANKIEVINNRPNDKQDFNINDVIKNLMSDNNTNASDNNSDEPEPYHPEPTSPWSSNWNMPRGVPPLAAGVFADTPESPPPAPRPPPPEPLHYPQEIPTDVDHRGILPPPPPPPTLPLLGQLEDVDHRMLPTLPPPPALAPPPVRHPTVQHQDVDHRNLISLTHQPVPRPLNPPLSMDQDYRVPPMVPPSDIVESVDMDLSEDEDQQRMYSNQQNQPERRHSFNNNKVLVGGDNGKVHNDHNHTNLIQIKSDKKESHSAPVLPPMVNPFDAMPPSLKNFNMNFQQPPTYPKTFDLTEENSNDSAYEEDLRNRGLDKPPNQEIRNPSPPFEDFANDDWVQPHPRFMNPRFPRNWGPRTNFRPQGFSPQQPWPRNGPRPPNRWMGPPRQRFW; from the exons ATGGGTGAAACTGAGGAGTTTAACACACTAGCGTTTGAGAAACGTTTGATGCAGCTGAAAGATACTCAGGAGAGTATCCAGGGCTTGTCATCATGGTGCCTTAAACAACGGCCGCATCATAAAAAGATAGTATCAAGTTGGTTGAATGTTTTGAAAAGGGTGAAGGTGGAACAGAGATTGGTTCTGTTCTACTTGGCGAATGATGTGATCCAGTACAGCAAGAGGAAGAACTATGAGTTTGTGGAGAGCTGGGGGCTCAATTTGCAAAAGGCTACTCCATTGGTCAG AGATGAAAAAGTCAGGCCAAAAATACTCCGAATCTTCAAGATTTGGGAACAGAGATCAGTATACGATGATGAGTTCCTATCGGATCTAACCGGCTTGCTTAGTGCTGGTGCCATTAAGAAAACTGATGATGATTCAGAGTTCCAA gatTATTTTCAGCCAACGCAATTAGTTAACAAGATAAAGCAATGTTCCGTACTGGAGGCGGATACAGATATGAGGCTCAAAGACATTCATGATAGTCATTTAGAACTATCTGATGCTGATTTACTGAGAGCCAGTCTCAAGGGTTTGTATGAAG AAAGGGGCAATAAAGATGATGTAGAAAAGGAACTGAACGATGGCATTGCTTGCGTGGAACGGTACACAGCTGCGTTACAAAGGGAGATAGTAGCCAGAGAGGCCTTGTTAGCGTTGTTAACGTCTGCCACACAGTACTATTCTACGCAGAGGGGTGAAGTCAAAGTTGTCGCCTAT GCGTACAAAAACTTCGGGGCCCGCGTCCGAGCTCTAAAGCGCAAACTAGACGAGCTAACGCCGTCGCTGCCCAACGCCGCGCCGTCGCCGCCGCAGCGCGACGAGGACGTACCCTCGCCGGGacctgatgaggatctggagcTGCCCGTGCCTACTGATGGAGGGGATGAAGATGAGA TTGCCTACAACATCGACCAGACGTTCAACTCGTCGATAGCTGCCGATGGTTCGCTCTACAACTTGGGGTTGACTTCATTCCTTACATCCGACAATCCCATGGCTTTGTTCAACGAGTCCACTGAAAATGTTAATAATG CCAACAAAATCGAAGTGATAAATAATAGGCCGAACGATAAGCAAGATTTTAACATAAACGATGTTATTAAAAACCTCATGTCCGACAACAATACCAACGCTTCGGACAATAACTCAG ATGAACCGGAGCCCTATCACCCAGAACCTACGAGTCCATGGAGTAGTAATTGGAATATGCCT CGCGGCGTGCCCCCGCTGGCGGCGGGCGTGTTCGCGGACACGCCGGAgtcgccgccgcccgcgccgcgcccgccgccgcccgagCCCCTGCACTACCCACAG GAAATTCCAACAGACGTAGACCACAGAGGGATATTACCTCCTCCTCCACCTCCACCTACGTTACCACTACTTGGcc AGCTAGAAGACGTAGATCACCGCATGTTGCCGacgctgccgccgccgcccgcgctaGCGCCGCCGCCCGTCCGCCATCCCACTGTACAGCATCAAG ATGTAGACCACAGGAATTTAATATCATTAACGCACCAACCGGTTCCTAGGCCGCTGAACCCGCCCTTATCAATGGATCAA GATTACAGAGTACCGCCGATGGTGCCGCCCTCAGATATAGTGGAGAGCGTCGACATGGACCTGTCTGAGGACGAGGATCAAC aACGTATGTATTCGAACCAGCAGAATCAGCCGGAACGTAGACACAGCTTCAACAACAACAAAGTATTAGTTGGCGGCGACAACGGAAAGGTCCACAACGATCATAATCACACAAACCTTATACAGATCAAAAGCGATAAGAAAGAGTCGCATTCAGCCCCAGTCCTACCCCCCATGGTCAACCCCTTCGATGCCATGCCACCCTCCCTCAAAAACTTCAACATGAACTTCCAACAGCCCCCAACTTACCCAAAAACCTTCGACCTCACAGAAgaaaattcaaatgacagcgCTTACGAAGAGGACTTGAGAAACAGAGGTTTAGATAAACCACCTAATCAGGAAATCAGAAACCCGTCCCCCCCATTCGAAGACTTTGCGAACGACGACTGGGTACAACCTCATCCGAGGTTCATGAACCCTCGGTTCCCAAGGAATTGGGGTCCTAGGACTAATTTCAGGCCACAAGGGTTCTCCCCGCAGCAACCCTGGCCGAGGAATGGGCCTCGACCCCCCAACCGATGGATGGGGCCACCGAGGCAAAGGTTTTGGTGA
- the LOC124642344 gene encoding uncharacterized protein LOC124642344 isoform X1, which translates to MGETEEFNTLAFEKRLMQLKDTQESIQGLSSWCLKQRPHHKKIVSSWLNVLKRVKVEQRLVLFYLANDVIQYSKRKNYEFVESWGLNLQKATPLVRDEKVRPKILRIFKIWEQRSVYDDEFLSDLTGLLSAGAIKKTDDDSEFQDYFQPTQLVNKIKQCSVLEADTDMRLKDIHDSHLELSDADLLRASLKGLYEERGNKDDVEKELNDGIACVERYTAALQREIVAREALLALLTSATQYYSTQRGEVKVVAYAYKNFGARVRALKRKLDELTPSLPNAAPSPPQRDEDVPSPGPDEDLELPVPTDGGDEDEIAYNIDQTFNSSIAADGSLYNLGLTSFLTSDNPMALFNESTENVNNANKIEVINNRPNDKQDFNINDVIKNLMSDNNTNASDNNSVTSAPMSQKSQDALPGLPGLDLLTPDTPSNPPPPTSFYGTMDLTDEPEPYHPEPTSPWSSNWNMPRGVPPLAAGVFADTPESPPPAPRPPPPEPLHYPQEIPTDVDHRGILPPPPPPPTLPLLGQLEDVDHRMLPTLPPPPALAPPPVRHPTVQHQDVDHRNLISLTHQPVPRPLNPPLSMDQDYRVPPMVPPSDIVESVDMDLSEDEDQQRMYSNQQNQPERRHSFNNNKVLVGGDNGKVHNDHNHTNLIQIKSDKKESHSAPVLPPMVNPFDAMPPSLKNFNMNFQQPPTYPKTFDLTEENSNDSAYEEDLRNRGLDKPPNQEIRNPSPPFEDFANDDWVQPHPRFMNPRFPRNWGPRTNFRPQGFSPQQPWPRNGPRPPNRWMGPPRQRFW; encoded by the exons ATGGGTGAAACTGAGGAGTTTAACACACTAGCGTTTGAGAAACGTTTGATGCAGCTGAAAGATACTCAGGAGAGTATCCAGGGCTTGTCATCATGGTGCCTTAAACAACGGCCGCATCATAAAAAGATAGTATCAAGTTGGTTGAATGTTTTGAAAAGGGTGAAGGTGGAACAGAGATTGGTTCTGTTCTACTTGGCGAATGATGTGATCCAGTACAGCAAGAGGAAGAACTATGAGTTTGTGGAGAGCTGGGGGCTCAATTTGCAAAAGGCTACTCCATTGGTCAG AGATGAAAAAGTCAGGCCAAAAATACTCCGAATCTTCAAGATTTGGGAACAGAGATCAGTATACGATGATGAGTTCCTATCGGATCTAACCGGCTTGCTTAGTGCTGGTGCCATTAAGAAAACTGATGATGATTCAGAGTTCCAA gatTATTTTCAGCCAACGCAATTAGTTAACAAGATAAAGCAATGTTCCGTACTGGAGGCGGATACAGATATGAGGCTCAAAGACATTCATGATAGTCATTTAGAACTATCTGATGCTGATTTACTGAGAGCCAGTCTCAAGGGTTTGTATGAAG AAAGGGGCAATAAAGATGATGTAGAAAAGGAACTGAACGATGGCATTGCTTGCGTGGAACGGTACACAGCTGCGTTACAAAGGGAGATAGTAGCCAGAGAGGCCTTGTTAGCGTTGTTAACGTCTGCCACACAGTACTATTCTACGCAGAGGGGTGAAGTCAAAGTTGTCGCCTAT GCGTACAAAAACTTCGGGGCCCGCGTCCGAGCTCTAAAGCGCAAACTAGACGAGCTAACGCCGTCGCTGCCCAACGCCGCGCCGTCGCCGCCGCAGCGCGACGAGGACGTACCCTCGCCGGGacctgatgaggatctggagcTGCCCGTGCCTACTGATGGAGGGGATGAAGATGAGA TTGCCTACAACATCGACCAGACGTTCAACTCGTCGATAGCTGCCGATGGTTCGCTCTACAACTTGGGGTTGACTTCATTCCTTACATCCGACAATCCCATGGCTTTGTTCAACGAGTCCACTGAAAATGTTAATAATG CCAACAAAATCGAAGTGATAAATAATAGGCCGAACGATAAGCAAGATTTTAACATAAACGATGTTATTAAAAACCTCATGTCCGACAACAATACCAACGCTTCGGACAATAACTCAG TAACAAGCGCTCCGATGTCCCAAAAGTCACAAGACGCGTTGCCCGGGTTGCCCGGGCTAGATTTACTAACCCCGGATACACCAAGCAACCCGCCGCCACCAACCTCCTTCTATGGTACCATGGACCTTACGG ATGAACCGGAGCCCTATCACCCAGAACCTACGAGTCCATGGAGTAGTAATTGGAATATGCCT CGCGGCGTGCCCCCGCTGGCGGCGGGCGTGTTCGCGGACACGCCGGAgtcgccgccgcccgcgccgcgcccgccgccgcccgagCCCCTGCACTACCCACAG GAAATTCCAACAGACGTAGACCACAGAGGGATATTACCTCCTCCTCCACCTCCACCTACGTTACCACTACTTGGcc AGCTAGAAGACGTAGATCACCGCATGTTGCCGacgctgccgccgccgcccgcgctaGCGCCGCCGCCCGTCCGCCATCCCACTGTACAGCATCAAG ATGTAGACCACAGGAATTTAATATCATTAACGCACCAACCGGTTCCTAGGCCGCTGAACCCGCCCTTATCAATGGATCAA GATTACAGAGTACCGCCGATGGTGCCGCCCTCAGATATAGTGGAGAGCGTCGACATGGACCTGTCTGAGGACGAGGATCAAC aACGTATGTATTCGAACCAGCAGAATCAGCCGGAACGTAGACACAGCTTCAACAACAACAAAGTATTAGTTGGCGGCGACAACGGAAAGGTCCACAACGATCATAATCACACAAACCTTATACAGATCAAAAGCGATAAGAAAGAGTCGCATTCAGCCCCAGTCCTACCCCCCATGGTCAACCCCTTCGATGCCATGCCACCCTCCCTCAAAAACTTCAACATGAACTTCCAACAGCCCCCAACTTACCCAAAAACCTTCGACCTCACAGAAgaaaattcaaatgacagcgCTTACGAAGAGGACTTGAGAAACAGAGGTTTAGATAAACCACCTAATCAGGAAATCAGAAACCCGTCCCCCCCATTCGAAGACTTTGCGAACGACGACTGGGTACAACCTCATCCGAGGTTCATGAACCCTCGGTTCCCAAGGAATTGGGGTCCTAGGACTAATTTCAGGCCACAAGGGTTCTCCCCGCAGCAACCCTGGCCGAGGAATGGGCCTCGACCCCCCAACCGATGGATGGGGCCACCGAGGCAAAGGTTTTGGTGA
- the LOC124642344 gene encoding COPII coat assembly protein sec16 isoform X5, giving the protein MGETEEFNTLAFEKRLMQLKDTQESIQGLSSWCLKQRPHHKKIVSSWLNVLKRVKVEQRLVLFYLANDVIQYSKRKNYEFVESWGLNLQKATPLVRDEKVRPKILRIFKIWEQRSVYDDEFLSDLTGLLSAGAIKKTDDDSEFQDYFQPTQLVNKIKQCSVLEADTDMRLKDIHDSHLELSDADLLRASLKGLYEERGNKDDVEKELNDGIACVERYTAALQREIVAREALLALLTSATQYYSTQRGEVKVVAYAYKNFGARVRALKRKLDELTPSLPNAAPSPPQRDEDVPSPGPDEDLELPVPTDGGDEDEIAYNIDQTFNSSIAADGSLYNLGLTSFLTSDNPMALFNESTENVNNVTSAPMSQKSQDALPGLPGLDLLTPDTPSNPPPPTSFYGTMDLTDEPEPYHPEPTSPWSSNWNMPRGVPPLAAGVFADTPESPPPAPRPPPPEPLHYPQEIPTDVDHRGILPPPPPPPTLPLLGQLEDVDHRMLPTLPPPPALAPPPVRHPTVQHQDVDHRNLISLTHQPVPRPLNPPLSMDQDYRVPPMVPPSDIVESVDMDLSEDEDQQRMYSNQQNQPERRHSFNNNKVLVGGDNGKVHNDHNHTNLIQIKSDKKESHSAPVLPPMVNPFDAMPPSLKNFNMNFQQPPTYPKTFDLTEENSNDSAYEEDLRNRGLDKPPNQEIRNPSPPFEDFANDDWVQPHPRFMNPRFPRNWGPRTNFRPQGFSPQQPWPRNGPRPPNRWMGPPRQRFW; this is encoded by the exons ATGGGTGAAACTGAGGAGTTTAACACACTAGCGTTTGAGAAACGTTTGATGCAGCTGAAAGATACTCAGGAGAGTATCCAGGGCTTGTCATCATGGTGCCTTAAACAACGGCCGCATCATAAAAAGATAGTATCAAGTTGGTTGAATGTTTTGAAAAGGGTGAAGGTGGAACAGAGATTGGTTCTGTTCTACTTGGCGAATGATGTGATCCAGTACAGCAAGAGGAAGAACTATGAGTTTGTGGAGAGCTGGGGGCTCAATTTGCAAAAGGCTACTCCATTGGTCAG AGATGAAAAAGTCAGGCCAAAAATACTCCGAATCTTCAAGATTTGGGAACAGAGATCAGTATACGATGATGAGTTCCTATCGGATCTAACCGGCTTGCTTAGTGCTGGTGCCATTAAGAAAACTGATGATGATTCAGAGTTCCAA gatTATTTTCAGCCAACGCAATTAGTTAACAAGATAAAGCAATGTTCCGTACTGGAGGCGGATACAGATATGAGGCTCAAAGACATTCATGATAGTCATTTAGAACTATCTGATGCTGATTTACTGAGAGCCAGTCTCAAGGGTTTGTATGAAG AAAGGGGCAATAAAGATGATGTAGAAAAGGAACTGAACGATGGCATTGCTTGCGTGGAACGGTACACAGCTGCGTTACAAAGGGAGATAGTAGCCAGAGAGGCCTTGTTAGCGTTGTTAACGTCTGCCACACAGTACTATTCTACGCAGAGGGGTGAAGTCAAAGTTGTCGCCTAT GCGTACAAAAACTTCGGGGCCCGCGTCCGAGCTCTAAAGCGCAAACTAGACGAGCTAACGCCGTCGCTGCCCAACGCCGCGCCGTCGCCGCCGCAGCGCGACGAGGACGTACCCTCGCCGGGacctgatgaggatctggagcTGCCCGTGCCTACTGATGGAGGGGATGAAGATGAGA TTGCCTACAACATCGACCAGACGTTCAACTCGTCGATAGCTGCCGATGGTTCGCTCTACAACTTGGGGTTGACTTCATTCCTTACATCCGACAATCCCATGGCTTTGTTCAACGAGTCCACTGAAAATGTTAATAATG TAACAAGCGCTCCGATGTCCCAAAAGTCACAAGACGCGTTGCCCGGGTTGCCCGGGCTAGATTTACTAACCCCGGATACACCAAGCAACCCGCCGCCACCAACCTCCTTCTATGGTACCATGGACCTTACGG ATGAACCGGAGCCCTATCACCCAGAACCTACGAGTCCATGGAGTAGTAATTGGAATATGCCT CGCGGCGTGCCCCCGCTGGCGGCGGGCGTGTTCGCGGACACGCCGGAgtcgccgccgcccgcgccgcgcccgccgccgcccgagCCCCTGCACTACCCACAG GAAATTCCAACAGACGTAGACCACAGAGGGATATTACCTCCTCCTCCACCTCCACCTACGTTACCACTACTTGGcc AGCTAGAAGACGTAGATCACCGCATGTTGCCGacgctgccgccgccgcccgcgctaGCGCCGCCGCCCGTCCGCCATCCCACTGTACAGCATCAAG ATGTAGACCACAGGAATTTAATATCATTAACGCACCAACCGGTTCCTAGGCCGCTGAACCCGCCCTTATCAATGGATCAA GATTACAGAGTACCGCCGATGGTGCCGCCCTCAGATATAGTGGAGAGCGTCGACATGGACCTGTCTGAGGACGAGGATCAAC aACGTATGTATTCGAACCAGCAGAATCAGCCGGAACGTAGACACAGCTTCAACAACAACAAAGTATTAGTTGGCGGCGACAACGGAAAGGTCCACAACGATCATAATCACACAAACCTTATACAGATCAAAAGCGATAAGAAAGAGTCGCATTCAGCCCCAGTCCTACCCCCCATGGTCAACCCCTTCGATGCCATGCCACCCTCCCTCAAAAACTTCAACATGAACTTCCAACAGCCCCCAACTTACCCAAAAACCTTCGACCTCACAGAAgaaaattcaaatgacagcgCTTACGAAGAGGACTTGAGAAACAGAGGTTTAGATAAACCACCTAATCAGGAAATCAGAAACCCGTCCCCCCCATTCGAAGACTTTGCGAACGACGACTGGGTACAACCTCATCCGAGGTTCATGAACCCTCGGTTCCCAAGGAATTGGGGTCCTAGGACTAATTTCAGGCCACAAGGGTTCTCCCCGCAGCAACCCTGGCCGAGGAATGGGCCTCGACCCCCCAACCGATGGATGGGGCCACCGAGGCAAAGGTTTTGGTGA
- the LOC124642344 gene encoding regulation of nuclear pre-mRNA domain-containing protein 2 isoform X7, with protein sequence MGETEEFNTLAFEKRLMQLKDTQESIQGLSSWCLKQRPHHKKIVSSWLNVLKRVKVEQRLVLFYLANDVIQYSKRKNYEFVESWGLNLQKATPLVRDEKVRPKILRIFKIWEQRSVYDDEFLSDLTGLLSAGAIKKTDDDSEFQDYFQPTQLVNKIKQCSVLEADTDMRLKDIHDSHLELSDADLLRASLKGLYEERGNKDDVEKELNDGIACVERYTAALQREIVAREALLALLTSATQYYSTQRGEVKVVAYAYKNFGARVRALKRKLDELTPSLPNAAPSPPQRDEDVPSPGPDEDLELPVPTDGGDEDEIAYNIDQTFNSSIAADGSLYNLGLTSFLTSDNPMALFNESTENVNNDEPEPYHPEPTSPWSSNWNMPRGVPPLAAGVFADTPESPPPAPRPPPPEPLHYPQEIPTDVDHRGILPPPPPPPTLPLLGQLEDVDHRMLPTLPPPPALAPPPVRHPTVQHQDVDHRNLISLTHQPVPRPLNPPLSMDQDYRVPPMVPPSDIVESVDMDLSEDEDQQRMYSNQQNQPERRHSFNNNKVLVGGDNGKVHNDHNHTNLIQIKSDKKESHSAPVLPPMVNPFDAMPPSLKNFNMNFQQPPTYPKTFDLTEENSNDSAYEEDLRNRGLDKPPNQEIRNPSPPFEDFANDDWVQPHPRFMNPRFPRNWGPRTNFRPQGFSPQQPWPRNGPRPPNRWMGPPRQRFW encoded by the exons ATGGGTGAAACTGAGGAGTTTAACACACTAGCGTTTGAGAAACGTTTGATGCAGCTGAAAGATACTCAGGAGAGTATCCAGGGCTTGTCATCATGGTGCCTTAAACAACGGCCGCATCATAAAAAGATAGTATCAAGTTGGTTGAATGTTTTGAAAAGGGTGAAGGTGGAACAGAGATTGGTTCTGTTCTACTTGGCGAATGATGTGATCCAGTACAGCAAGAGGAAGAACTATGAGTTTGTGGAGAGCTGGGGGCTCAATTTGCAAAAGGCTACTCCATTGGTCAG AGATGAAAAAGTCAGGCCAAAAATACTCCGAATCTTCAAGATTTGGGAACAGAGATCAGTATACGATGATGAGTTCCTATCGGATCTAACCGGCTTGCTTAGTGCTGGTGCCATTAAGAAAACTGATGATGATTCAGAGTTCCAA gatTATTTTCAGCCAACGCAATTAGTTAACAAGATAAAGCAATGTTCCGTACTGGAGGCGGATACAGATATGAGGCTCAAAGACATTCATGATAGTCATTTAGAACTATCTGATGCTGATTTACTGAGAGCCAGTCTCAAGGGTTTGTATGAAG AAAGGGGCAATAAAGATGATGTAGAAAAGGAACTGAACGATGGCATTGCTTGCGTGGAACGGTACACAGCTGCGTTACAAAGGGAGATAGTAGCCAGAGAGGCCTTGTTAGCGTTGTTAACGTCTGCCACACAGTACTATTCTACGCAGAGGGGTGAAGTCAAAGTTGTCGCCTAT GCGTACAAAAACTTCGGGGCCCGCGTCCGAGCTCTAAAGCGCAAACTAGACGAGCTAACGCCGTCGCTGCCCAACGCCGCGCCGTCGCCGCCGCAGCGCGACGAGGACGTACCCTCGCCGGGacctgatgaggatctggagcTGCCCGTGCCTACTGATGGAGGGGATGAAGATGAGA TTGCCTACAACATCGACCAGACGTTCAACTCGTCGATAGCTGCCGATGGTTCGCTCTACAACTTGGGGTTGACTTCATTCCTTACATCCGACAATCCCATGGCTTTGTTCAACGAGTCCACTGAAAATGTTAATAATG ATGAACCGGAGCCCTATCACCCAGAACCTACGAGTCCATGGAGTAGTAATTGGAATATGCCT CGCGGCGTGCCCCCGCTGGCGGCGGGCGTGTTCGCGGACACGCCGGAgtcgccgccgcccgcgccgcgcccgccgccgcccgagCCCCTGCACTACCCACAG GAAATTCCAACAGACGTAGACCACAGAGGGATATTACCTCCTCCTCCACCTCCACCTACGTTACCACTACTTGGcc AGCTAGAAGACGTAGATCACCGCATGTTGCCGacgctgccgccgccgcccgcgctaGCGCCGCCGCCCGTCCGCCATCCCACTGTACAGCATCAAG ATGTAGACCACAGGAATTTAATATCATTAACGCACCAACCGGTTCCTAGGCCGCTGAACCCGCCCTTATCAATGGATCAA GATTACAGAGTACCGCCGATGGTGCCGCCCTCAGATATAGTGGAGAGCGTCGACATGGACCTGTCTGAGGACGAGGATCAAC aACGTATGTATTCGAACCAGCAGAATCAGCCGGAACGTAGACACAGCTTCAACAACAACAAAGTATTAGTTGGCGGCGACAACGGAAAGGTCCACAACGATCATAATCACACAAACCTTATACAGATCAAAAGCGATAAGAAAGAGTCGCATTCAGCCCCAGTCCTACCCCCCATGGTCAACCCCTTCGATGCCATGCCACCCTCCCTCAAAAACTTCAACATGAACTTCCAACAGCCCCCAACTTACCCAAAAACCTTCGACCTCACAGAAgaaaattcaaatgacagcgCTTACGAAGAGGACTTGAGAAACAGAGGTTTAGATAAACCACCTAATCAGGAAATCAGAAACCCGTCCCCCCCATTCGAAGACTTTGCGAACGACGACTGGGTACAACCTCATCCGAGGTTCATGAACCCTCGGTTCCCAAGGAATTGGGGTCCTAGGACTAATTTCAGGCCACAAGGGTTCTCCCCGCAGCAACCCTGGCCGAGGAATGGGCCTCGACCCCCCAACCGATGGATGGGGCCACCGAGGCAAAGGTTTTGGTGA